Proteins co-encoded in one Methylobacterium sp. WL1 genomic window:
- the obgE gene encoding GTPase ObgE, which translates to MKFLDEAKVYVRSGDGGPGCVSFRREKFIEFGGPNGGDGGRGGDVWVECVEGLNTLIDYRYQQHFKAKKGEHGMGSNCHGANGSDVVLKVPAGTQIFAEDGEILIADLTEVGQKIRLAKGGNGGFGNAYFTTSTNRAPKHANPGLEGQEMWIWLRLKLIADAGLVGLPNAGKSTFLASVTAAKPKIADYPFTTLHPGLGVVRSDNREFVLADIPGLIEGAHEGVGLGDKFLAHVERCRVLLHLVDGTTEHAGKTYKLVRGEIEAYGNGLADKPEIVALSKADALDAETLKSQVAKLKRAAGRAPLVLSSASRKGVPEALRAIQTEIDARMAEEANARPVVAWEP; encoded by the coding sequence GTGAAATTCCTCGACGAAGCCAAGGTCTATGTCCGCTCCGGTGACGGCGGTCCCGGCTGCGTCTCGTTCCGGCGGGAGAAGTTCATCGAGTTCGGCGGCCCGAACGGCGGCGACGGCGGCCGGGGCGGCGACGTCTGGGTCGAGTGCGTCGAGGGGCTCAACACCCTGATCGACTACCGCTACCAGCAGCACTTCAAGGCCAAGAAGGGCGAGCACGGCATGGGCTCGAACTGCCACGGCGCCAATGGCTCCGATGTGGTTCTGAAGGTCCCGGCCGGCACGCAGATCTTCGCCGAGGACGGCGAGATCCTGATCGCGGACCTCACCGAGGTCGGCCAGAAGATCCGGCTCGCAAAGGGCGGGAACGGTGGCTTCGGCAACGCCTACTTCACCACCTCCACGAACCGCGCGCCCAAGCACGCCAATCCAGGCCTCGAGGGCCAGGAGATGTGGATCTGGCTGCGGCTCAAGCTGATCGCCGATGCCGGCCTCGTCGGCCTGCCCAACGCCGGCAAGTCGACCTTCCTGGCGAGCGTCACCGCGGCCAAGCCGAAGATCGCCGATTATCCGTTCACCACGCTGCATCCGGGCCTGGGCGTCGTCCGCTCGGACAACCGCGAATTCGTGCTCGCCGACATTCCGGGCCTGATCGAGGGCGCCCACGAAGGCGTCGGGCTCGGCGACAAGTTCCTCGCCCATGTCGAGCGCTGTCGCGTGCTCCTGCACCTGGTCGACGGCACCACCGAGCATGCCGGCAAGACCTACAAGCTGGTCCGCGGCGAGATCGAGGCCTATGGCAATGGCCTGGCCGACAAGCCCGAGATCGTGGCGCTCTCGAAGGCCGACGCCCTCGATGCGGAGACGCTCAAGAGTCAGGTCGCCAAGCTGAAGCGCGCTGCCGGCCGGGCGCCGCTGGTCCTGTCTTCGGCCAGCCGCAAGGGCGTCCCGGAGGCGCTTCGGGCGATCCAGACCGAGATCGATGCGCGCATGGCTGAGGAGGCGAATGCCCGGCCCGTCGTCGCTTGGGAGCCGTGA
- a CDS encoding GNAT family N-acetyltransferase yields MFPDLTRDDVFRIETRRLWLRWPTAKDRDAVLTLAGDRSVAEMTARIPHPLDRHAVDAFLLETRVANTAGRGLTLALTERSAPAKLIGLVGISGGGTPAHLGYWLGRPWWGNGLMGEAARALVHAYFAYAGGGRIEASALPANPASRRVLEKVGFRVIGRGPRACPARGGDREVDLFGLDRNDWVAHVDASDSPAELAAAS; encoded by the coding sequence ATGTTCCCCGATCTCACCCGCGACGACGTTTTCCGGATCGAGACGCGCAGGCTCTGGCTGCGCTGGCCGACCGCCAAGGACAGGGACGCGGTCCTGACGCTGGCGGGCGACCGCTCCGTGGCCGAGATGACCGCCCGGATCCCGCATCCGCTCGACCGGCACGCCGTCGATGCGTTCCTGCTCGAGACGCGGGTCGCCAACACGGCCGGCCGCGGCCTGACGCTGGCGCTGACCGAGCGGTCGGCCCCGGCCAAGCTGATCGGCCTGGTCGGGATCTCGGGTGGTGGTACGCCGGCGCATCTGGGCTATTGGCTCGGCCGGCCCTGGTGGGGCAACGGCCTGATGGGCGAGGCCGCGCGGGCCCTGGTCCATGCCTATTTCGCCTATGCGGGCGGGGGCCGGATCGAAGCTTCGGCGCTGCCGGCGAACCCGGCCTCCCGGCGTGTCTTGGAGAAGGTCGGTTTCCGGGTGATCGGGCGTGGCCCGCGCGCCTGCCCGGCCCGTGGCGGCGACCGGGAGGTCGACCTGTTCGGCCTCGACCGCAACGACTGGGTGGCCCATGTGGATGCTTCCGATTCCCCAGCGGAACTCGCAGCGGCGTCCTGA
- the rpmA gene encoding 50S ribosomal protein L27 produces the protein MAHKKAGGSSRNGRDSAGRRLGVKKFGSEAVIPGNIIVRQRGTKWHPGSNVGMGKDHTLFALVPGHVRFETRRGREFVAVTPLAQAAE, from the coding sequence ATGGCACACAAGAAAGCAGGCGGCTCGTCCCGCAACGGCCGCGACTCGGCCGGCCGTCGTCTCGGCGTCAAGAAGTTCGGCTCGGAAGCCGTGATTCCGGGCAACATCATCGTGCGCCAGCGCGGCACGAAATGGCATCCCGGCAGCAATGTCGGCATGGGCAAGGACCACACGCTGTTCGCGCTGGTCCCGGGCCATGTCCGCTTCGAGACGCGCCGCGGGCGCGAGTTCGTAGCCGTAACCCCGCTGGCCCAGGCCGCGGAATAA
- the rplU gene encoding 50S ribosomal protein L21, with protein MFAVIKTGGKQYRVAANDTITIATLPGEAGETVTFGEVLLFADGAGATQVGAPTLSGISVTGEIVSHGRDKKVIAFKKRRRQNSRRKRGHRQHHTVVRITAISA; from the coding sequence ATGTTCGCAGTCATCAAGACGGGCGGCAAGCAGTACCGCGTCGCCGCCAACGACACCATCACCATCGCCACCCTGCCTGGCGAAGCCGGTGAAACCGTGACCTTCGGTGAGGTCCTCCTGTTCGCTGACGGTGCGGGCGCGACGCAAGTCGGTGCGCCGACCCTGTCGGGCATCAGCGTCACGGGCGAGATCGTGAGCCACGGTCGCGACAAGAAGGTCATCGCCTTCAAGAAGCGCCGCCGCCAGAACTCGCGCCGCAAGCGCGGTCACCGCCAGCACCACACCGTGGTGCGTATCACCGCCATCTCCGCGTGA
- a CDS encoding YceI family protein, translating into MRAPILALIGLLCLGPARAADDPAATTPSKDPTQVRPGAYVLDPDHGKVTWSVSHLGYSTYYGQFTGLTGTLTLDPKAPDKSRLEVSVPLSGVSTGSTRLNENLAAADFFDTTKFPSATFTATTVEPTSPTTARITGDLTLRGVTRPLAIDATFNQAGIHPVDKRYTVGFDGRAMVKRSDFGVNAYLPALGDEVSLRIEGEFKAAQ; encoded by the coding sequence ATGCGCGCGCCCATTCTCGCCCTGATCGGTCTTCTGTGCCTCGGCCCCGCCCGGGCCGCGGACGATCCGGCCGCCACGACGCCGAGCAAGGACCCGACCCAGGTCCGGCCGGGCGCCTACGTCCTGGATCCGGATCACGGCAAGGTCACATGGTCGGTGAGCCATCTCGGCTACTCGACCTATTACGGCCAGTTCACCGGCCTGACCGGCACACTCACGCTCGACCCGAAGGCACCCGACAAGAGCCGCCTGGAGGTCAGCGTGCCGCTCAGCGGGGTCAGCACGGGCAGCACTCGCCTGAACGAGAATTTGGCGGCAGCCGATTTCTTCGACACGACCAAGTTCCCGAGTGCCACCTTCACGGCCACCACCGTGGAGCCGACGAGCCCGACCACCGCGCGGATCACCGGCGACCTGACCCTGCGCGGCGTCACCCGGCCGCTGGCGATCGACGCCACGTTCAATCAGGCGGGCATCCACCCGGTGGACAAGCGCTACACCGTCGGCTTCGACGGACGCGCGATGGTGAAGCGCTCGGATTTCGGCGTGAACGCCTACCTGCCGGCCCTCGGCGACGAGGTTTCGCTGCGCATCGAGGGTGAGTTCAAGGCGGCTCAATGA
- the ruvA gene encoding Holliday junction branch migration protein RuvA, whose protein sequence is MIGKLRGVVDSFGEDFVILDVSGVGYIAHCSARTLQRMPKVGEPADLSIETYVREDMIRLYGFRSDAEREWFRLLQTVQGVGSRVALAILSVLEPDALANAIATGDKGTISRAPGVGPRLAARLTAELKDKAPTFAPIDPALVALTGAVEDGAAPRPVADAISALVNLGYPQVQAASAIASVLKGAGEGAEAKVLIRLGLRELAR, encoded by the coding sequence ATGATCGGCAAGCTCAGGGGCGTGGTGGATTCGTTCGGCGAGGATTTCGTCATCCTCGACGTCTCCGGCGTCGGCTACATCGCGCATTGCTCGGCGCGGACGCTCCAGCGCATGCCGAAGGTCGGCGAGCCGGCGGACCTGTCGATCGAAACGTATGTCCGCGAGGACATGATCCGGCTCTACGGATTCCGCTCGGATGCCGAGCGGGAGTGGTTCCGGCTGCTCCAGACCGTCCAGGGCGTCGGCTCCCGGGTCGCCCTGGCGATCCTGTCTGTCCTGGAACCCGATGCCCTGGCGAACGCCATCGCCACAGGCGACAAGGGCACGATCAGCCGAGCACCCGGAGTCGGGCCGCGGCTCGCCGCCCGGCTGACCGCCGAATTGAAGGATAAGGCGCCCACCTTCGCACCGATCGACCCCGCCCTGGTCGCCCTGACCGGCGCGGTCGAGGACGGCGCCGCGCCCAGACCGGTGGCCGACGCGATCTCGGCGCTGGTCAATCTCGGCTATCCACAGGTGCAGGCGGCCTCGGCCATCGCGTCGGTCCTGAAGGGGGCCGGGGAGGGCGCCGAGGCGAAGGTTTTGATTCGGCTCGGGCTGCGCGAACTCGCGCGCTGA
- a CDS encoding (2Fe-2S)-binding protein: MIVCSCNVLSDGAVRSCLSPGPGCPRTPAQVYACLGCSPKCGRCARTIREIMRSALGEAAADQGSHECSTTCANACSLVLFQTAEDGITA; encoded by the coding sequence ATGATCGTCTGTTCTTGCAACGTCCTGTCCGATGGCGCCGTTCGCAGCTGCCTGTCACCCGGCCCAGGTTGTCCCCGCACCCCGGCGCAGGTCTACGCCTGCCTCGGCTGCAGCCCGAAATGCGGGCGCTGCGCCCGGACCATTCGGGAGATCATGCGCAGCGCGCTGGGAGAAGCGGCAGCCGATCAGGGCAGCCATGAATGCTCGACGACTTGCGCTAACGCTTGCAGTTTGGTCTTATTCCAAACTGCGGAGGATGGAATCACGGCGTAA
- the bfr gene encoding bacterioferritin, with the protein MKGDTKVIEYLNRGLKSELTAVSQYWLHFRMLNDWGYIDLAKFWRKESIEEMNHADRFVDRILFLDGFPNLQELEPLRIGQTVQEIIECDLAAENGARSLYLEAAQYCESINERVSKNLFEDLATDEEGHIDFLETQLELIKQIGLPLYAQKHIGGLEAIAPEKA; encoded by the coding sequence ATGAAGGGCGACACCAAGGTCATCGAGTACCTGAATCGCGGCCTGAAGAGCGAGCTGACTGCGGTCAGCCAGTACTGGCTGCATTTCCGGATGCTCAATGACTGGGGCTATATCGATCTGGCCAAGTTCTGGCGCAAGGAATCGATCGAGGAGATGAACCACGCCGACCGGTTCGTAGACCGGATCCTGTTCCTCGACGGATTCCCGAACCTGCAGGAGCTGGAGCCGCTCCGCATCGGCCAGACCGTGCAGGAGATCATCGAGTGCGACCTGGCTGCCGAGAACGGCGCCCGCAGCCTCTATCTCGAGGCCGCGCAGTACTGCGAATCGATCAACGAGCGCGTCTCGAAGAACCTGTTCGAGGATCTGGCCACGGACGAGGAAGGCCATATCGATTTCCTTGAGACCCAACTCGAGCTGATCAAGCAGATCGGCCTGCCGCTCTACGCCCAGAAGCATATTGGCGGCCTTGAGGCGATCGCCCCCGAGAAGGCCTGA
- the dapB gene encoding 4-hydroxy-tetrahydrodipicolinate reductase, with the protein MRLVVVGADGRMGRMLIRAVSEAEGCTLAAAIERAGSSVLGQDAGVLAGLPPLDVPVTDDPLTAFATADGVLDFTAPAATVQFAELAAQARIVHVIGTTGLSDDDLGKLQAAAYHARLVRSGNMSLGINLLAELVRRVAKTLGDEFDIEITEMHHRMKVDAPSGTALLLGEAAAEGRGVELKDVRVSTRDGHTGARRPGDIGFATLRGGSVVGDHSVIFAGAGESLTISHHAADRGLFAAGAVRAALWAHPKPPGLYSMADVLGL; encoded by the coding sequence ATGCGGCTCGTGGTGGTCGGCGCAGACGGGCGCATGGGGCGGATGCTGATCCGCGCGGTGTCCGAGGCCGAGGGGTGTACCCTGGCGGCGGCGATCGAGCGCGCGGGTTCGTCGGTCCTCGGGCAGGATGCCGGGGTGCTCGCCGGCCTCCCTCCCCTCGACGTGCCGGTGACCGACGACCCGTTGACCGCGTTCGCAACCGCCGACGGCGTGCTGGACTTCACGGCCCCGGCCGCCACCGTGCAGTTCGCCGAACTGGCCGCCCAGGCGCGCATCGTCCACGTGATCGGGACGACCGGCCTGTCCGACGACGACCTCGGGAAGCTGCAGGCTGCCGCCTACCATGCCCGCCTCGTGCGCTCCGGCAACATGTCGCTCGGCATCAACCTGTTGGCCGAACTGGTCCGCAGGGTCGCCAAGACGCTGGGCGACGAGTTCGATATCGAGATCACCGAGATGCACCACCGGATGAAGGTGGATGCGCCCTCCGGCACGGCTTTGCTCCTGGGTGAGGCTGCCGCCGAGGGGCGGGGCGTCGAGCTCAAGGACGTGCGGGTCTCGACCCGGGACGGGCATACGGGCGCCCGCAGGCCGGGCGATATCGGCTTCGCCACGTTGCGGGGCGGATCCGTGGTCGGCGACCACAGCGTAATCTTCGCCGGGGCCGGCGAGAGCCTGACCATCAGCCACCACGCCGCCGACCGCGGGTTGTTCGCCGCCGGCGCCGTGAGGGCCGCCCTCTGGGCGCATCCGAAGCCGCCGGGTCTCTACTCCATGGCGGACGTGCTCGGGCTTTAG
- a CDS encoding 2,3-bisphosphoglycerate-dependent phosphoglycerate mutase, which translates to MERLLVLARHGQSEWNLKNLFTGWRDPGLTERGVAEAQAAGGALRRAGYGFDVAFTSGLVRAQRTCALMLEAMGVSDIEIVRAQALNERDYGDLAGLNKDDAIAKWGEAQVHLWRRSYDVRPPGGESLKDTAARVLPYYIETILPRVMAGQRVLVAAHGNSLRSLVMVLDHLGPDTIASLEIRTGEPLIYQLGADTAVASKEILTRDVAAGG; encoded by the coding sequence ATGGAGCGCCTGCTCGTCCTCGCTCGCCACGGCCAGAGCGAATGGAACCTCAAGAACCTGTTCACCGGTTGGCGCGATCCCGGGCTGACCGAGCGCGGCGTCGCCGAGGCGCAGGCCGCGGGAGGGGCGCTCCGGCGCGCAGGCTACGGATTCGATGTCGCCTTCACCTCCGGACTCGTCCGGGCACAGCGCACCTGCGCACTGATGCTGGAGGCGATGGGTGTTTCGGACATCGAAATCGTACGCGCGCAAGCGCTGAACGAGCGTGATTACGGGGACCTGGCCGGCCTCAACAAGGACGATGCCATCGCCAAGTGGGGTGAGGCGCAGGTCCACCTCTGGCGGCGCTCCTACGATGTTCGGCCGCCCGGGGGCGAGAGTCTCAAGGATACCGCGGCCCGGGTGCTGCCCTACTACATCGAGACGATCCTGCCACGGGTGATGGCCGGCCAGCGGGTCCTGGTCGCAGCCCACGGCAATTCCCTGCGGTCTCTGGTGATGGTCCTCGACCATCTGGGGCCGGACACCATCGCCAGCCTGGAGATCAGGACCGGCGAGCCGCTGATCTACCAGCTCGGCGCCGACACCGCGGTGGCCTCCAAGGAGATCTTGACCCGCGACGTCGCGGCGGGTGGCTGA
- a CDS encoding alpha-ketoglutarate-dependent dioxygenase AlkB: MATELAPGLILHADLLDLAARTRLAAEVDAVLSAAPPITPSMPRTGKPFSVRMSNAGPLGWVSDRQGYRYQPTHPGTCAPWPAIPPIALAAWEALSGFPALPEACLINLYGPGARMGLHQDRDEADFSAPVLSLSLGAEALFRYGGLRRSDPTRSVRLRPGDALVIGGASRLIHHGIDRLYPDDGLLAENPLPRFLPAGGRCNLTLRRVSTPTA, from the coding sequence TTGGCGACTGAGCTCGCGCCCGGGCTGATTCTTCACGCGGACTTGCTGGACCTGGCGGCCCGCACGCGCCTCGCCGCCGAGGTCGATGCCGTCCTGTCAGCTGCGCCGCCCATCACCCCGTCCATGCCGCGGACCGGGAAACCGTTCTCCGTCCGGATGTCGAATGCCGGCCCTCTCGGCTGGGTGTCCGACCGGCAGGGCTACCGGTACCAGCCGACCCATCCCGGAACTTGCGCGCCGTGGCCGGCGATCCCGCCGATCGCCCTAGCCGCCTGGGAAGCGCTCTCCGGCTTCCCGGCGTTGCCGGAAGCCTGCCTGATCAATCTCTACGGACCGGGCGCTCGCATGGGCCTGCACCAGGACCGCGACGAGGCCGACTTCTCCGCCCCGGTTCTGTCCCTGTCCCTGGGGGCGGAGGCCCTGTTCCGCTACGGCGGTCTCCGGCGCTCGGACCCGACACGCTCGGTGCGCCTGCGTCCCGGCGACGCCCTGGTCATCGGCGGCGCCTCGCGCCTGATCCACCACGGAATCGACCGGCTCTACCCTGACGACGGCCTGCTCGCCGAGAACCCGCTGCCGCGCTTCCTGCCGGCCGGCGGCCGCTGCAACCTGACGCTGCGCCGGGTCAGCACGCCGACGGCGTGA
- a CDS encoding aspartate-semialdehyde dehydrogenase, translating into MGYKVAIVGATGNVGREMLDILAERAFPADEVVALASRRSQGQEVSFGDKTLKVKALDTYDFSDTDICLMSAGGETSKEWSPRIGQQGCVVIDNSSAFRYDADVPLIVPEVNADAVVGFTKRNIIANPNCSTAQLVVALKPLHEAATIKRVVVSTYQSVSGAGKEAMDELFNQTRAVFTAGDIKEGGKFTKRIAFNVIPHIDVFMEDGYTKEEWKMVAETKKMLDPKIKLTATAVRVPVFIGHAEAVNVEFERPLSAERATEILRSAPGVLVVDKRENGGYMTPHEAAGEDATYISRIREDATIENGLNFWCVSDNLRKGAALNTVQIAEVLVNRKLLTRAKPKSM; encoded by the coding sequence ATGGGTTACAAGGTCGCCATCGTAGGCGCCACGGGCAACGTGGGCCGTGAGATGCTGGATATCCTGGCCGAGCGGGCCTTCCCCGCCGACGAGGTCGTGGCGCTGGCCTCGCGCCGCAGCCAGGGTCAGGAAGTCTCCTTCGGCGACAAAACGCTCAAGGTCAAAGCCCTCGACACCTACGATTTCTCCGACACGGACATCTGCCTGATGTCGGCGGGCGGCGAGACCTCCAAGGAGTGGTCGCCCCGCATCGGCCAGCAGGGCTGCGTGGTGATCGATAACTCGTCGGCGTTCCGCTACGACGCGGATGTGCCGCTGATCGTGCCGGAGGTGAATGCCGACGCGGTCGTGGGCTTCACCAAGCGCAACATCATCGCCAACCCGAACTGCTCGACCGCCCAGCTGGTCGTCGCCCTCAAGCCCCTGCACGAGGCTGCCACGATCAAGCGGGTGGTGGTCTCGACCTATCAGTCGGTTTCGGGCGCCGGCAAGGAGGCGATGGACGAGCTGTTCAACCAGACCCGCGCTGTCTTCACCGCCGGCGACATCAAGGAAGGCGGCAAGTTCACCAAGCGGATCGCCTTCAACGTCATCCCCCACATCGACGTGTTCATGGAGGATGGCTACACGAAGGAAGAGTGGAAGATGGTCGCCGAGACCAAGAAGATGCTCGACCCGAAGATCAAGCTGACGGCGACCGCCGTGCGCGTGCCGGTGTTCATCGGCCATGCCGAGGCGGTGAACGTCGAGTTCGAGCGTCCGCTCTCGGCCGAGCGGGCCACGGAGATCCTGCGCTCCGCCCCCGGTGTGCTTGTGGTCGATAAGCGCGAGAACGGCGGCTACATGACCCCGCACGAGGCGGCCGGCGAGGATGCGACCTACATCTCGCGCATCCGCGAGGACGCGACCATCGAGAACGGCCTGAACTTCTGGTGCGTGTCCGACAATCTGCGCAAGGGTGCCGCCCTCAACACGGTGCAGATCGCCGAGGTTCTGGTGAACCGCAAGCTGCTCACCCGGGCCAAGCCCAAGTCGATGTAA
- a CDS encoding ABC transporter ATP-binding protein — MLEVSDLHAGYGQIEVLHGLTFQVPKGQVVTLIGSNGAGKTTTMRALSGMIRPRAGTIRLNGREIGGLDSHDVAREGLAHSPEGRRVFPTLSVEDNLTLGAFPRLTGSRPKGDVAADRERAFSLFPRLKERRTQLAGTLSGGEQQMLAMGRALMLRPEILLLDEPSMGLAPKLVEEVFRIIRQLKEERVTMLLVEQFAMAALGVADHAYVLENGRIRFQGPAAQLKSDPAVRAAYLGGGH; from the coding sequence ATGCTTGAGGTCTCCGATCTTCACGCCGGCTATGGCCAGATCGAGGTCCTGCACGGCCTCACCTTCCAGGTGCCGAAGGGCCAGGTGGTGACGCTGATCGGCTCCAACGGCGCCGGCAAGACCACCACCATGCGGGCGCTCTCGGGCATGATACGGCCGCGTGCCGGCACCATCCGGCTCAACGGTCGCGAGATCGGCGGCCTCGACAGCCACGACGTCGCCCGCGAAGGCCTCGCGCATTCGCCGGAGGGCCGCCGGGTGTTCCCGACGCTGTCGGTCGAGGACAACCTGACGCTCGGCGCTTTCCCGCGGCTGACCGGATCACGGCCGAAGGGCGATGTCGCGGCCGACCGCGAGCGGGCGTTCAGCCTGTTCCCGCGCTTGAAGGAGCGGCGCACCCAGCTCGCCGGCACCCTGTCGGGCGGCGAGCAGCAGATGCTGGCCATGGGCCGGGCCCTGATGCTGCGCCCGGAGATTCTCCTGCTGGACGAGCCGTCCATGGGGCTGGCGCCCAAGCTGGTGGAGGAGGTGTTCCGCATCATCCGCCAGCTCAAGGAGGAGCGTGTGACGATGCTGCTGGTCGAACAGTTCGCCATGGCGGCACTCGGCGTCGCCGACCACGCCTACGTGCTGGAGAACGGACGCATCCGGTTCCAGGGGCCGGCCGCGCAGCTCAAGAGCGATCCGGCGGTGCGCGCGGCCTATCTCGGCGGCGGTCATTGA
- a CDS encoding branched-chain amino acid ABC transporter ATP-binding protein/permease, translating into MAQSALAPAAAGHAPAPNARGLGLVGAVLLVVALVAFPLVVTSTYYIHLLTVIAIYAILILGLDIVVGYTGQVSLGHAGLFGIGAYAAATLFLHFKIGIWLGLVAGVGVTAAFGVLLAVPALRVTGPYLAMVTLAFGTIIQIFINELTPITNGPLGITLPPARVLDFSLIGMQAPWGAAGRKLEFYYLVCAALLLTILVVNRVVRSPFGRAFEALRDSPIACDCMGVSVYRYKVYAFVVSAALAGLAGALFAWSERYVAPNSYGFELTVLFLLAVTMGGRKSRSGPLIGSAIIVMMPNILADIELVRIMAGIIAAAAIIVGALAFIRKQPNRYAILVPVVLCVLFLPATLALQSVTDFRLTVFGLMILFVVYYLPDGIVGFLRQTIPALRPAHTAEGRDLAASGAALIAQRGDAGGDALLKVEQVLMQFGGLKALAGIDLTVKPGTIHGLIGPNGSGKSTMMNVLTGIYKPTAGSVTLAVAGGRRIDGRTPSEIALSGVARTFQNVQLFHEMTALENVLVGLHHTFRGTIFDAILGTPRRRREEREARARAMSILDFMGLSALAQEEARNLPYGKQRLLEIGRALALDPVLLLLDEPAAGLTAPDIADLVAIIRKIRDAGITVILIEHHMDVVMGLCDRVSVLDFGHKIAEGGAREVQQDPKVIEAYLGAPDDMGGSSPEHAHA; encoded by the coding sequence ATGGCGCAATCCGCCCTCGCGCCCGCCGCCGCCGGTCACGCGCCGGCCCCGAACGCCCGCGGCCTCGGCCTCGTCGGCGCCGTGCTGCTGGTCGTCGCCCTCGTGGCGTTCCCGCTGGTGGTGACGAGCACCTATTACATCCACCTGCTGACCGTGATCGCGATCTACGCGATCCTGATCCTCGGCCTCGATATCGTGGTCGGCTATACCGGCCAGGTCTCGCTCGGCCATGCCGGCCTGTTCGGTATCGGAGCCTACGCGGCCGCGACGCTGTTCCTGCACTTCAAGATCGGCATCTGGCTCGGGCTTGTCGCGGGCGTCGGCGTAACGGCGGCCTTCGGGGTCCTGCTGGCGGTTCCGGCGCTGCGGGTGACCGGGCCGTATCTCGCGATGGTCACGCTGGCCTTCGGCACGATCATCCAGATCTTCATCAACGAGCTGACGCCAATCACCAACGGCCCGCTCGGCATCACCCTGCCACCGGCCCGGGTGCTCGATTTCTCGCTGATCGGCATGCAGGCCCCCTGGGGGGCGGCCGGCCGGAAGCTCGAATTCTACTATCTCGTCTGCGCCGCGCTGCTGCTCACGATCCTGGTGGTGAACCGGGTGGTGCGCTCGCCCTTCGGCCGGGCCTTCGAGGCGCTGCGCGACTCGCCGATCGCCTGCGACTGCATGGGCGTCAGCGTCTACCGCTACAAGGTCTACGCCTTCGTGGTCTCGGCAGCGCTGGCCGGCCTCGCCGGAGCGCTGTTCGCCTGGTCCGAGCGCTACGTCGCGCCGAACTCCTACGGGTTCGAGCTGACGGTGCTGTTCCTGCTGGCCGTCACCATGGGGGGCCGCAAGTCACGCTCGGGCCCGCTGATCGGCTCCGCGATCATCGTGATGATGCCCAACATCCTGGCCGATATCGAGCTGGTCCGGATCATGGCCGGGATCATCGCGGCAGCCGCAATCATCGTCGGCGCACTTGCCTTCATCCGCAAGCAGCCGAACCGCTACGCCATCCTGGTACCGGTGGTGCTGTGCGTGCTGTTCCTGCCGGCGACCCTGGCGCTGCAATCGGTAACCGATTTCCGCCTGACGGTCTTCGGCCTGATGATCCTGTTCGTGGTCTACTACCTGCCGGACGGCATCGTCGGCTTCCTGCGCCAGACGATCCCGGCCCTGCGCCCGGCCCACACGGCCGAAGGGCGCGACCTCGCGGCCAGCGGTGCGGCGCTGATCGCCCAGCGCGGCGATGCGGGCGGGGACGCGCTGCTCAAGGTCGAGCAGGTCCTGATGCAGTTCGGCGGCCTGAAGGCGCTCGCCGGGATCGACCTCACCGTGAAGCCCGGCACGATCCACGGCCTGATCGGGCCGAACGGTTCGGGCAAGAGCACGATGATGAACGTGCTCACCGGCATCTACAAACCCACGGCCGGCTCGGTGACGCTGGCGGTGGCGGGCGGCCGGCGCATCGACGGGCGCACGCCCTCCGAGATCGCCCTGTCTGGTGTCGCCCGCACCTTCCAGAACGTGCAACTCTTCCATGAGATGACCGCGCTGGAGAACGTGCTGGTCGGCCTGCACCACACCTTCCGGGGCACGATCTTCGACGCGATCCTCGGCACGCCCCGCCGTCGGCGCGAGGAGCGCGAGGCCCGGGCCCGCGCCATGTCGATCCTCGACTTCATGGGCTTGAGCGCCCTCGCCCAGGAGGAGGCGCGCAACTTGCCCTACGGCAAGCAGCGCCTCCTCGAGATCGGCCGCGCGCTGGCCCTAGACCCCGTGCTCCTGCTGCTCGACGAGCCGGCTGCCGGCCTCACCGCGCCCGACATCGCGGACTTGGTGGCGATCATTCGCAAGATCCGCGACGCCGGCATCACGGTGATCCTGATCGAGCACCACATGGATGTCGTCATGGGCCTGTGCGACCGGGTCAGCGTCTTGGATTTCGGCCACAAGATCGCCGAGGGCGGTGCGCGCGAAGTGCAGCAGGATCCCAAGGTGATCGAGGCCTATCTCGGCGCCCCCGACGACATGGGCGGCAGCAGCCCGGAGCACGCCCATGCTTGA